The Lytechinus variegatus isolate NC3 chromosome 1, Lvar_3.0, whole genome shotgun sequence nucleotide sequence TAACGAGTCCTCATGAGGTTGTGAAGGGTCATGCAGGCCTTGACGATCTTGGTAACTTTCGACGGTCTCAATCCCAGGGTTGTTAGCAGACATCTGAAGCGATTGGCGAATATACCAAACGCGTTTTCAACCACACGGCGTGCCCTGGAACACCGGTAGTTGTAGATCCGCTCGTCCCGTTTCAGGTGCCGATGAGGGTAAGGCTTCATCATGTATGGCCGTAGGGGGAAGGCGTCGTCTCCGACCATGTAGTAGGGTGTGTCCTGGTCGTCATTTGGTAGGGGATCCGGCTGGGGTAGTCCGATCGTTCCCTCACGCAGACCTGGCTCCAGTCGCGACCGGTTAAAGATGCCGGCGTCGGAATATGACCCTGGTGACCCCACATCCGCCCAGATGAACTTGTAGTCAGAGTTTACCACTGCAAGCATGACGATGGAAAAGAAGCCTTTGTAGTTGTAGTAAAGTGAGCCGCTCTTGGGGGCTTCTTGATGGCGACATGTTTCCCATCGATCGCGCCACAACAGTGGGGAAAGTTCCATCTGTCTCCGAATCCCTCGGCTACCGGGCGCCACTCATCTTCTGTCTGGGGAGTGGCCCACATCTCGTCCTCGTATTCGTCGTAGATGGCCTGACAGACCTCGGGGACGAACAGAGAGATGGTGTTGTGTGGGACACGAAACGCGAACGCCAGATCATGATAGCTGCTTCCGGTCGCCAAGAACCTCAAGGTGATCGCCAGCTTCAGCCCAGGATCCAAGGGGGTTCGATGCCTGCAACAGAagagggtgaaatatgaataaaatcaaactagaataaAGTGTAAACTTACGTTGTGGTCTTGGCAATGCGGGGGCCAACTCGGTCAAGCAACTCATAGAACATCTGTGGCTCCATGCGGAGGTAGGATTTGAAGTCGGCAGCGTGCTCGGCCTCGAGTTCCCTCATGAGCGTCTCATACTGGCCGAAACGAGGTCTGCGTAGGATCCACTCGCGCACCCACCAACGTCTTATTCTTCTGCCGGCCCTCTGTCGCTCCCTCTCGGCTTCTTCGAGCAGTGCTGCCAGGACCAAGTTGTACTGGAACCTCGCCTGAGCTAGCTCGTGTTCTAACAACGCCATTCGTAGTCTTCTCGGTGCAGCCATAGTGATGAACTGACCATTCCAGGTAGGGTGGACATATATATACAGGTATGGAATAGCTGACCATCGGCCCCCCAAGTCCGAGGTACACCGGCCGGGCAGTGTTCGAAGCCCGTTAACAACCCGGCCGGTGATCGCACGGTGTCCTTTAACCTGCTCGGGTACCGGCCGTATACCCCCCGATGTCCGGCCGACCATCGGCCGGTAGTTGCTGCCACATCGGCCGAAAAAAATCTCCACTTTTGAGACAGACTCCGGACGGTCATCAGCCGGTGTTTGGTCGGTCGCCTGTAGATTTCCGGACGGAGCCCGGTCACGTCACCGAGCTATGCCACCGATGAGGGGAGCTCGGCGACACCTCAAAAATCCACCGAGCTCCACC carries:
- the LOC121421206 gene encoding uncharacterized protein LOC121421206, yielding MVGRTSGGIRPVPEQVKGHRAITGRVVNGLRTLPGRCTSDLGGRWSAIPYLYIYVHPTWNGQFITMAAPRRLRMALLEHELAQARFQYNLVLAALLEEAERERQRAGRRIRRWWVREWILRRPRFGQYETLMRELEAEHAADFKSYLRMEPQMFYELLDRVGPRIAKTTTHRTPLDPGLKLAITLRFLATGSSYHDLAFAFRVPHNTISLFVPEVCQAIYDEYEDEMWATPQTEDEWRPVAEGFGDRWNFPHCCGAIDGKHVAIKKPPRAAHFTTTTKASFPSSCLQW